In a single window of the Dehalococcoidia bacterium genome:
- a CDS encoding DUF3536 domain-containing protein — MIDKYVCIHGHFYQPPRENPWLGVIEVQDSAAPYHDWNERITAECYRPNSRSRILDHEGWIEQIVNNYSRISFNFGPTLLSWLDECAPDVYEAILAADRDSALRFGGHGSAIAQPYNHMIMPLANSRDKRTQVLWGIADFERRFRRRPEGMWLPETAVDLETLDIMAEQGIAFTILEPRQARRVRAFDRPDWRDVSDGSIDPRRPYQVSLPSGRTIAVFFFDGPAARAVAFEGLLASGEKFAERLAGLFDPSRGPHQLAHIATDGETYGHHHRFGDMALAYVLDFFDKSRDYSLTNYGRHLEMFPPQHEVEIIENTSWSCAHGVERWRGDCGDSTGGAPGWNQQWRAPLRRALDWLRDELAPMYEREAANLLKDPWAARDDYISVIADRSSAAVEEFLARHGTGPLDQAERIRALKLLEMQNHAMLMFTSCGWFFNDISGIETIQVLQYAGRAVQLAQEVFGDHMEQKLISMLAEARSNLPEQGDGARVYERYVTSARVDLPRALAHYAVSSLFDDYGYRAKVFHYVVERQDFKLESAGRAKLAAGLALITSEITQESMLMSFGVVHLGDQNITGGMRPYESAREHNDMVRELHQTFGRGELTDVVHLLDRLFPGRPFSLRSLFRDEQRKIVRQIMQPALEDAERVYRAFYEEHILLFRFLAHIDFPIPNRFRAAADFALHLELRRELQKLDLDQERIALILEEARLVAIEIDTEGVGFEVQQKVDKLAAAFAARPEDPATARRLLETIEVADLAKLPIDLGEAQNAVWDVTRSEPPAYEPASEAVALVQKLASRLKVRLPARQG; from the coding sequence GTGATCGACAAGTACGTCTGCATTCACGGCCACTTCTACCAGCCGCCGCGCGAGAACCCCTGGCTGGGCGTGATCGAGGTCCAGGACTCAGCGGCGCCCTACCACGACTGGAACGAACGCATAACGGCCGAGTGCTACCGGCCGAATTCGCGCTCTCGCATCCTCGACCACGAGGGGTGGATCGAGCAGATTGTCAACAACTACTCGCGCATCAGCTTCAACTTCGGGCCGACGCTCCTGAGTTGGTTGGACGAGTGCGCGCCGGACGTATACGAGGCCATTCTTGCGGCCGACAGAGATAGCGCCCTCCGCTTCGGCGGCCACGGGTCGGCGATTGCCCAACCCTACAACCACATGATCATGCCGCTGGCGAACAGCAGGGATAAAAGGACACAGGTCCTCTGGGGAATCGCCGACTTCGAGCGGCGTTTCCGGCGGAGGCCCGAGGGGATGTGGCTGCCCGAGACGGCCGTAGACCTCGAGACGCTCGACATCATGGCTGAACAGGGCATAGCGTTCACCATCCTCGAGCCGAGGCAGGCGCGACGCGTTCGCGCATTCGACCGCCCGGACTGGCGCGACGTCAGCGACGGCAGCATCGACCCGAGGCGTCCGTACCAAGTTTCGTTGCCCTCCGGCCGCACGATAGCCGTCTTCTTCTTCGACGGCCCGGCCGCGCGCGCGGTAGCCTTCGAGGGGCTGCTGGCAAGCGGCGAGAAGTTCGCGGAGCGGCTGGCAGGCCTGTTCGATCCCTCGAGAGGTCCACACCAACTCGCGCACATCGCGACCGACGGCGAGACCTACGGGCACCACCATCGCTTCGGCGACATGGCGCTCGCCTACGTCCTCGACTTCTTCGACAAAAGCCGCGACTACTCGCTCACCAACTACGGCCGCCACCTGGAGATGTTCCCGCCCCAGCACGAGGTCGAGATCATCGAGAACACGTCCTGGAGTTGCGCCCACGGCGTGGAACGCTGGCGCGGCGACTGCGGCGACAGCACGGGGGGCGCTCCGGGCTGGAACCAGCAGTGGCGCGCGCCGCTCCGCCGGGCCCTGGACTGGTTGCGCGACGAACTCGCCCCCATGTATGAGCGGGAGGCCGCCAATCTCCTGAAAGACCCCTGGGCAGCCCGGGACGACTACATCAGCGTGATCGCAGACCGGTCGAGCGCGGCTGTCGAGGAGTTCCTCGCACGCCACGGTACGGGCCCCTTGGACCAGGCGGAACGCATCCGGGCCCTGAAGCTGCTGGAGATGCAGAACCACGCCATGCTCATGTTCACGAGTTGCGGCTGGTTCTTCAACGACATCTCCGGGATCGAGACAATACAGGTCCTCCAATACGCCGGCCGTGCCGTACAGCTGGCCCAGGAGGTCTTCGGGGACCACATGGAGCAAAAGCTGATCTCGATGTTGGCCGAGGCCCGGAGCAACCTCCCCGAGCAGGGCGACGGCGCTCGCGTGTACGAGCGATACGTGACCTCCGCGCGCGTGGACCTGCCGAGAGCGCTCGCGCACTACGCCGTAAGCTCGCTGTTCGACGACTATGGCTATCGCGCGAAGGTCTTCCACTACGTCGTCGAGCGCCAGGACTTCAAGCTGGAGTCGGCCGGCCGCGCGAAGCTCGCCGCTGGGCTGGCGCTGATCACGTCCGAGATCACGCAGGAGAGCATGCTCATGAGCTTCGGCGTGGTGCATCTGGGCGACCAGAACATCACTGGTGGCATGCGTCCCTATGAGAGCGCACGCGAGCACAACGACATGGTGCGCGAGCTGCACCAGACCTTCGGGCGGGGGGAGCTAACGGATGTAGTGCACCTTCTGGACCGGCTCTTTCCGGGCCGGCCTTTCTCCCTCAGGTCGCTGTTCCGGGACGAGCAGAGGAAGATCGTCCGCCAGATCATGCAGCCGGCCCTGGAAGACGCCGAGCGCGTCTACAGGGCCTTCTACGAGGAGCACATCCTCCTCTTCCGGTTCCTCGCCCACATCGACTTCCCCATACCCAATCGCTTCCGCGCCGCGGCGGACTTCGCCCTGCACCTAGAGCTGCGCCGGGAACTTCAGAAGCTGGACCTGGACCAGGAACGGATCGCGCTCATTCTGGAGGAGGCCCGCCTCGTGGCGATCGAGATCGACACGGAGGGCGTGGGCTTCGAGGTGCAGCAGAAAGTCGACAAGCTCGCCGCGGCGTTTGCTGCCAGGCCGGAAGATCCGGCGACGGCGCGTCGCCTCCTCGAGACAATCGAGGTCGCGGACCTGGCGAAGCTGCCCATCGACCTCGGGGAGGCGCAGAACGCCGTGTGGGACGTGACGCGTTCCGAGCCGCCGGCCTACGAACCCGCTTCGGAGGCGGTAGCCCTCGTCCAGAAGCTGGCAAGCCGGCTCAAGGTGAGGTTGCCGGCCCGCCAGGGTTAG
- a CDS encoding SMP-30/gluconolactonase/LRE family protein gives MPAIVAVRPEFREIVDLEAEAEKVAGGFVFTEGPVWDSRRDVLIFSDIPADRMYEWSPDRGLRVLREPSGGANGNTIDADGALLTCEHTNRRVSYGQPGGPVETLVDRYEGRRLNSPNDVVVSALGDVYFTDPPYGLRQPDGTFAPGELGFFGVFRFSPATGVLTLLVDDFVRPNGIALSTDGRTLFVADTDRAHVRAFDVTPDGPLANERVFVHTEHEGVVARPDGIKLDERGNLYVTSSRPQGVWVYDPSGRLLGQIAVAENPANCGFGGEDWRTLFVTAQTSVYRVRLKVAGQPVPPR, from the coding sequence ATGCCGGCAATTGTCGCCGTCAGGCCTGAATTCCGCGAGATCGTCGACCTCGAAGCTGAGGCGGAGAAGGTGGCCGGCGGCTTCGTCTTCACCGAGGGTCCGGTCTGGGACAGCCGCCGCGATGTCCTCATCTTCAGCGACATCCCAGCAGACCGAATGTACGAGTGGTCGCCGGACCGGGGCCTCCGCGTCCTCCGCGAGCCAAGCGGCGGTGCCAACGGCAACACCATCGACGCGGATGGGGCGCTCCTTACCTGCGAGCACACGAACCGCCGCGTCAGCTACGGCCAGCCAGGAGGCCCTGTCGAGACCCTCGTCGACCGCTACGAGGGGCGGCGGCTGAACAGCCCGAATGACGTCGTCGTCTCGGCCTTGGGCGACGTCTACTTCACGGACCCGCCGTATGGCCTGCGTCAGCCAGACGGCACCTTCGCACCGGGCGAGCTTGGCTTCTTCGGCGTCTTCCGATTCTCGCCGGCGACCGGCGTCTTGACGCTGCTCGTCGACGACTTCGTCCGGCCCAACGGCATAGCCCTCTCTACGGACGGCCGCACGCTGTTCGTCGCCGACACCGACCGGGCCCACGTCCGCGCCTTCGACGTCACGCCTGACGGGCCGCTGGCGAACGAGCGGGTGTTCGTCCATACCGAGCACGAGGGCGTGGTGGCCAGGCCGGACGGCATCAAACTGGACGAGCGCGGCAACCTCTACGTGACGTCGAGCCGGCCGCAGGGCGTCTGGGTCTATGACCCCTCCGGGCGGCTCCTTGGCCAGATCGCCGTGGCGGAGAATCCGGCGAACTGCGGCTTCGGCGGCGAGGACTGGCGCACGCTATTCGTGACGGCGCAGACCTCCGTCTACCGTGTGCGCCTCAAAGTCGCCGGGCAGCCTGTGCCGCCGCGCTAA
- a CDS encoding AI-2E family transporter: protein MIRLEVSYRGIIVILLALATFWALTELWPVILLVLTSLIIMIGVLPYVEALVARGIPRSLAVLALVLTFLVIMAALFSAVVPVMIDEFQDLRNNLPQSGREIDELLGSLGIDTNLEQRAREVNWNELISGRAAVDYGQRVLSATLSLITVVVMTAYLLLEMPNLARFLYQFIPADKEEDYDRLFQDMSRVVGGYLRGQFITSLTIGVYTFVVLRIIGIPNPLAFAVVAAFADIIPIVGAFIAIIPPVAAALQESSTQALIVLGLLMAYQQFEDRFFVPRVYGRTLNLPPVIVLIAVLAGAELLGITGVLLALPLTAAGRVWLDYALRLRGVSLSPVEPEVAPAAEGEQPFAPDTEPEKPAEPPRTSLTALAGRRLPRLRRGREGAPEAPQTPAQGQAEGTR, encoded by the coding sequence GTGATCAGACTCGAAGTCTCGTACAGGGGCATCATCGTAATCCTGCTCGCCCTGGCGACGTTCTGGGCGCTGACCGAACTGTGGCCGGTCATACTGCTGGTCCTGACCTCGCTGATCATCATGATTGGGGTCCTGCCCTACGTGGAGGCATTAGTCGCGCGGGGCATCCCCCGCAGCCTGGCAGTCCTGGCGCTGGTGCTTACCTTCCTCGTCATCATGGCGGCGCTTTTCAGCGCGGTCGTTCCCGTGATGATCGACGAGTTCCAGGACCTGCGCAATAACCTGCCGCAGTCGGGCCGGGAGATTGACGAGCTGCTCGGGAGCCTGGGGATCGACACGAACCTCGAGCAGCGGGCACGCGAGGTCAACTGGAACGAACTGATCTCCGGCCGCGCGGCTGTCGACTACGGCCAGCGGGTGCTGAGCGCCACCCTGTCGCTGATAACCGTCGTCGTCATGACGGCATATCTCCTCCTGGAAATGCCGAACCTGGCGCGTTTCCTGTACCAGTTCATCCCGGCCGACAAAGAAGAGGACTACGACAGGCTCTTTCAGGACATGAGCCGGGTGGTGGGCGGCTACCTGCGGGGGCAATTCATAACCTCCCTGACCATCGGCGTCTACACCTTCGTCGTGCTGCGGATCATCGGCATCCCCAACCCGCTGGCATTCGCTGTGGTGGCGGCCTTCGCGGACATAATCCCCATTGTCGGCGCCTTCATCGCGATCATCCCGCCCGTCGCCGCGGCGCTGCAGGAGTCGTCCACGCAGGCGCTGATCGTGCTCGGACTCCTTATGGCCTACCAGCAGTTCGAGGACCGCTTCTTCGTGCCGAGGGTCTACGGGCGGACCCTTAACCTGCCGCCGGTGATCGTCCTCATCGCGGTCCTGGCCGGCGCGGAACTCCTGGGCATCACCGGCGTGCTGCTGGCGCTGCCGTTGACGGCGGCCGGCCGCGTCTGGCTGGACTACGCCCTTCGCCTGAGGGGAGTGTCGCTGAGCCCCGTCGAGCCGGAGGTTGCACCGGCAGCAGAGGGCGAGCAGCCGTTTGCACCGGACACGGAGCCTGAGAAGCCGGCCGAGCCGCCGCGGACATCACTCACCGCGCTGGCCGGGCGGCGCCTGCCGCGCCTTCGCCGTGGCCGTGAGGGCGCACCGGAGGCGCCCCAGACCCCGGCCCAGGGCCAAGCGGAGGGCACCCGATAG
- a CDS encoding SIMPL domain-containing protein (The SIMPL domain is named for its presence in mouse protein SIMPL (signalling molecule that associates with mouse pelle-like kinase). Bacterial member BP26, from Brucella, was shown to assemble into a channel-like structure, while YggE from E. coli has been associated with resistance to oxidative stress.), giving the protein MRSICFAMLVALTIAGCTRVDARQPLYSEGFQVQGVGLVQAKPDIALLVLGIEAQSPVADAARTQASDALAKVLAVLRESGVASEDIQTSQFVLRYGWGRTCDQSSPNPQPSFPGAPAPAPVADPGPIQACVLSSLQARIRDLSRVDRIIDGVISAAAPTVLISGIRFTVEKPEQAVQDARIRALEDARKKAETQAAALGVRLAGVRQVSTFTQIPQFGYEFSGGRAISAPRTGGGPPFQQSPEIVVGLNDIVVTANVIYDLEK; this is encoded by the coding sequence GTGCGGTCGATTTGCTTTGCCATGCTGGTGGCGCTAACCATTGCAGGCTGTACGCGCGTAGACGCCAGGCAGCCTTTGTACTCCGAAGGGTTTCAGGTCCAGGGCGTTGGCTTAGTGCAGGCCAAGCCGGACATCGCATTGTTGGTCCTGGGGATCGAGGCCCAGTCGCCGGTCGCAGATGCGGCCCGGACCCAGGCCTCGGACGCGCTGGCCAAGGTCCTGGCCGTCCTGCGCGAGAGCGGAGTGGCATCCGAGGACATTCAGACTTCTCAGTTCGTGCTGCGTTACGGTTGGGGGCGGACTTGTGATCAGAGCTCGCCGAACCCGCAGCCGTCATTCCCTGGCGCGCCCGCTCCGGCGCCGGTCGCCGATCCGGGACCGATCCAGGCCTGCGTCCTGAGCAGCCTGCAGGCGCGCATCCGCGATCTGTCTCGCGTGGACCGCATCATCGATGGCGTGATCTCGGCGGCCGCGCCAACCGTGCTGATCAGCGGTATCCGCTTCACCGTCGAGAAGCCAGAGCAAGCGGTCCAGGACGCGCGCATCAGGGCGCTCGAGGACGCCCGCAAGAAGGCGGAGACTCAGGCCGCGGCCCTCGGTGTGCGCCTGGCGGGAGTCCGGCAGGTGAGCACGTTCACCCAGATACCCCAGTTTGGCTATGAGTTCTCGGGTGGCCGCGCAATCTCCGCCCCGCGGACGGGCGGCGGTCCACCATTCCAGCAGTCGCCCGAGATCGTGGTCGGCCTGAATGACATCGTCGTCACCGCCAACGTGATCTACGACCTCGAGAAGTAG
- a CDS encoding VOC family protein, which translates to MRVQSFVLKLTSEDPELLRSFYEDILELPPREGMGEGAFALGDATLIIDWHSETKGQTNEPHRVLLDFYVEDLPEEQAQLEARGVEFIRREGKEWWGGIISTFLDPDGNYCQLIEYRPD; encoded by the coding sequence ATGAGAGTCCAATCGTTCGTACTCAAGCTGACCAGCGAGGACCCGGAGCTGCTGCGGTCGTTCTACGAAGACATCCTCGAGCTGCCGCCGCGAGAGGGCATGGGCGAGGGGGCGTTCGCGCTCGGCGATGCGACACTGATAATCGACTGGCACAGCGAGACTAAAGGCCAGACCAACGAGCCCCACCGCGTCCTGCTCGACTTCTATGTCGAGGACCTGCCTGAGGAGCAGGCCCAGCTGGAGGCACGAGGGGTCGAGTTCATCAGGCGCGAAGGCAAAGAGTGGTGGGGCGGCATCATCTCCACCTTCCTCGACCCGGACGGCAACTACTGCCAGCTGATCGAGTACAGGCCGGACTAA
- a CDS encoding VOC family protein, with the protein MRQDGKLDYLELPAANLAESKRFYSEAFGWTFTDYGPTYASFEQGLDGGINAEDPSGAPVPILYAHDLEAMEAKVTAAGGQITRPIFSFPGGRRFHFRDPAGTELAVWSASE; encoded by the coding sequence ATGAGGCAAGACGGCAAGCTGGACTACCTGGAGCTGCCCGCGGCCAACCTGGCCGAGAGCAAGCGCTTCTATTCCGAGGCTTTCGGCTGGACCTTCACCGATTACGGCCCGACCTATGCGTCCTTCGAGCAGGGCCTCGATGGCGGCATCAACGCCGAAGACCCGTCCGGGGCGCCGGTCCCGATCCTCTACGCGCACGACCTCGAGGCGATGGAGGCAAAGGTGACGGCAGCTGGAGGCCAGATCACTCGCCCCATTTTCAGCTTCCCCGGCGGCCGCCGGTTCCACTTCCGGGACCCCGCTGGCACGGAACTGGCGGTGTGGTCGGCCAGTGAGTAA
- a CDS encoding YafY family protein codes for MRRADRLFQIIQLLRRHKVATARSLAAELEVSERTVYRDISDLVSSGVPIEGEAGVGYVLRRGFDLPPLMFTESEVEALVLGMRVVASWADADLARAAEAALGRVEAALPDRLRTRLTESRLFAPGFHVRPQMLARMGDIRPAIEARRKVWLHYRDVNEAETERVTRPLGLFFWGYTWSLTAWCELRSDFRSFRLDRIVEFRILEEGFQDEPGRTLDDYFDALAAEHERHHNGAT; via the coding sequence GTGCGGCGCGCCGACCGCCTCTTTCAGATCATCCAGCTCCTTCGCCGCCACAAGGTCGCGACTGCCCGCAGCCTGGCCGCAGAGCTGGAGGTCTCGGAACGGACCGTCTACCGCGACATCAGCGACCTGGTGTCCTCGGGTGTGCCGATCGAGGGCGAGGCCGGTGTGGGTTACGTGCTGCGCAGGGGCTTCGACCTGCCGCCGCTGATGTTCACGGAGTCGGAGGTAGAGGCACTCGTCCTCGGGATGCGCGTCGTCGCCAGCTGGGCAGACGCCGACCTGGCGCGTGCGGCCGAGGCGGCGCTGGGAAGGGTGGAGGCGGCATTGCCGGACAGGCTGCGCACCCGGCTGACGGAGTCGCGCCTGTTCGCGCCCGGCTTCCACGTTAGGCCGCAGATGCTGGCGCGAATGGGGGACATTCGTCCGGCGATCGAAGCGCGACGAAAGGTCTGGCTGCACTATCGCGACGTCAACGAAGCGGAGACCGAGCGCGTGACGCGGCCGCTGGGCCTGTTCTTCTGGGGCTACACCTGGTCGCTGACTGCCTGGTGCGAGCTACGCTCCGACTTCCGGAGCTTCCGGCTCGACCGGATCGTGGAGTTCCGGATCCTGGAGGAGGGCTTCCAGGACGAGCCGGGCCGGACGCTTGACGACTACTTCGACGCGCTGGCGGCCGAACACGAGCGCCACCACAACGGGGCGACATAG
- a CDS encoding universal stress protein — protein MAKTILVTTDGSPRSHLIIPHASALARACGASMILCRVLDPRNDVIPEPGESQEAALSRGLDRMEKELQAGIARFGLEARALAVAPRAGEATAEAILRAAEETGAALIAMQSRGSGMVRVALFGSVSHDVVQKARVPVMVGGPNLEPLAPVAPYSIVATTDGSAASEAVLRSMAGLLEGAPIRVYLLKVFTREAGQDEAKVRARLQSELDRIKALLPAGPVVETATRAIAPGGGVDVAIVDHAVEVNADAIAMSLSARSTARALVLGNTAELVLQRSRLPVILARSQSASA, from the coding sequence TTGGCCAAGACGATCCTGGTCACGACCGACGGCTCTCCGCGCTCACACCTGATCATTCCCCACGCCTCGGCGCTGGCCCGGGCATGTGGCGCCTCGATGATCCTCTGCCGCGTGCTGGACCCCAGGAATGACGTCATACCGGAGCCGGGCGAAAGCCAGGAGGCCGCGCTCTCCCGGGGTCTAGATCGCATGGAAAAGGAGCTTCAGGCCGGAATCGCCCGTTTTGGCCTGGAAGCGCGGGCCCTCGCCGTCGCGCCACGGGCCGGCGAGGCGACCGCCGAGGCGATCCTGCGCGCGGCGGAGGAAACCGGCGCTGCCCTCATCGCCATGCAGTCGCGCGGGTCTGGCATGGTGCGCGTGGCGCTGTTCGGCAGCGTAAGCCACGATGTAGTCCAGAAGGCGCGCGTGCCCGTCATGGTGGGCGGGCCGAACCTCGAGCCTCTGGCCCCTGTAGCTCCTTATTCGATCGTCGCGACGACGGACGGCTCAGCAGCTTCGGAGGCGGTCTTGCGCTCCATGGCCGGCCTCCTGGAAGGTGCGCCGATCAGGGTCTACCTCCTGAAGGTCTTTACTCGGGAGGCCGGCCAGGACGAGGCAAAGGTGCGCGCCAGGCTCCAGTCCGAACTGGACAGGATCAAGGCGCTGCTGCCCGCTGGCCCGGTAGTGGAGACGGCGACCCGGGCGATCGCCCCCGGCGGCGGCGTCGACGTGGCGATCGTCGACCACGCGGTCGAGGTGAACGCCGACGCTATCGCGATGTCCCTGAGCGCCCGCTCCACCGCCCGCGCCCTCGTGCTCGGCAATACTGCGGAACTCGTCCTGCAGCGCTCACGCCTGCCGGTCATCCTCGCGCGTTCGCAAAGCGCTTCGGCTTAG
- a CDS encoding gamma carbonic anhydrase family protein, translating to MPVFAFEGKYPKIDPTAFIAPTASIVGDVTIEENASVWYGAVVRGDFSPVLIKAGANIQDGSVVHAPPENPTTIGRGATIAHNCVVHGATIGDEALIANGAIVLDGAKVGARTLVAAGAVVTSNTELPEGVLVMGVPAEVRRPLAGTPAERWVRTNPLGYQQLARRHKNGVEPVGN from the coding sequence ATGCCCGTATTTGCCTTCGAGGGCAAGTACCCGAAGATCGACCCCACTGCCTTCATCGCTCCGACGGCGAGCATCGTGGGCGATGTCACGATCGAGGAGAACGCGTCGGTCTGGTACGGAGCGGTAGTCCGGGGTGACTTCTCGCCCGTGCTCATCAAGGCCGGCGCCAATATCCAGGACGGTTCCGTCGTTCATGCGCCGCCGGAGAATCCGACCACCATCGGCCGAGGCGCTACCATCGCCCACAACTGCGTCGTACACGGCGCCACCATCGGGGATGAAGCGCTGATCGCGAACGGCGCGATCGTCCTGGACGGGGCGAAGGTCGGTGCGCGCACTCTGGTCGCGGCCGGAGCCGTGGTTACCTCTAACACCGAGCTCCCCGAAGGCGTGTTGGTGATGGGCGTGCCCGCTGAGGTGAGGCGCCCCCTCGCCGGCACGCCGGCCGAACGCTGGGTGCGGACCAACCCGCTCGGCTACCAGCAGTTGGCGCGGCGCCACAAGAACGGGGTTGAGCCTGTCGGCAACTGA
- a CDS encoding TIGR03617 family F420-dependent LLM class oxidoreductase encodes MKVGTGVGGWLAQVPEAARRADELGYDFVSCGELSHDSILTMTVAAANSERVELQTSVTIAFPRSPLVLAYEAWDLQAFSKGRFVLGLGSQVKGHNERRFGMQWQPGPANRMREYIKFLKAAWDVFQNNSRPNFVGKYYQFTLMTPNFNPGPIQYPRPKVFLACVGDAMARTAGEVADGVLPHGFMTDKYMREVVLPNVKIGLERSGRDWSDIELSGGGFTVFGENESEIEQGLERLKQPISFYGSTRSYHEVFEVHGLKDFGMQLHALSISDKPNKWEEMRNLVTEDILRTFAQTSTYDKLPEFIRDHREYASRIGFSMPMRTPAERERFQHVMRQIQAIKTPGVPRGLEIRKEARAGA; translated from the coding sequence ATGAAAGTCGGAACGGGCGTTGGCGGCTGGCTGGCTCAGGTACCGGAAGCGGCACGTCGCGCCGACGAGCTTGGCTACGATTTCGTGTCCTGCGGCGAGCTGTCGCATGACTCCATCCTCACGATGACGGTCGCGGCCGCGAACAGCGAGCGCGTCGAGCTGCAGACTTCGGTCACGATCGCCTTCCCGCGCAGCCCCCTTGTCCTCGCCTATGAGGCCTGGGACCTGCAGGCCTTCAGCAAGGGCCGCTTCGTCCTCGGCCTGGGCAGCCAGGTGAAGGGCCACAACGAGCGGCGGTTCGGCATGCAGTGGCAGCCCGGTCCCGCCAACCGCATGCGCGAGTACATCAAGTTCCTCAAGGCGGCCTGGGACGTTTTCCAGAACAACAGCCGGCCGAACTTCGTCGGCAAGTACTATCAGTTCACCCTCATGACGCCGAACTTCAACCCTGGCCCGATCCAGTACCCGCGCCCGAAGGTGTTCCTCGCCTGCGTGGGTGACGCGATGGCGCGGACGGCCGGTGAAGTCGCCGACGGCGTCCTGCCCCACGGCTTCATGACCGACAAGTACATGCGAGAGGTGGTCCTGCCGAACGTCAAGATCGGACTCGAGCGCTCGGGGCGTGACTGGAGTGACATCGAGCTCTCAGGCGGTGGCTTCACCGTCTTCGGCGAGAACGAGTCCGAGATCGAGCAGGGGCTCGAGCGGCTGAAGCAGCCGATTTCGTTCTACGGGAGCACGCGCAGCTACCACGAGGTCTTCGAGGTGCACGGCCTCAAGGACTTTGGCATGCAGCTCCATGCCCTTTCGATCTCGGACAAGCCGAACAAGTGGGAGGAGATGCGCAACCTGGTCACGGAAGACATCCTGCGCACCTTCGCCCAGACGTCAACGTACGACAAGCTGCCGGAGTTCATCCGCGACCACCGCGAGTACGCGAGCCGCATCGGCTTCAGCATGCCCATGCGTACTCCGGCAGAACGCGAGCGCTTCCAGCACGTCATGCGCCAGATCCAGGCGATCAAGACGCCCGGCGTCCCGAGGGGACTGGAGATAAGGAAGGAAGCTAGGGCCGGCGCCTAG